The Falco peregrinus isolate bFalPer1 chromosome 9, bFalPer1.pri, whole genome shotgun sequence genome includes a window with the following:
- the RSPO4 gene encoding R-spondin-4 isoform X4 has protein sequence MEMLTQNRWKKQVSAGLLENCTGCVLCSEDNGCITCHHRLFLLIWRDGIRQYGMCVHTCPPGYFGVRGLEVNRCTKCRSPSCESCFSRDFCMKCKDKFYLHKGQCFRQCPPSTAAQPGTRECQETCEPGPWSEWSACTHESRTCGCKWGVETRVREVPAAAREEGAACPALLETRKCRMRKHCPGEKTEPKNKGKKRQKKPKTEAHAGT, from the exons ATGGAAATGCTCACGCAGAACCGATGGAAGAAGCAAG TGAGCGCTGGCCTGCTGGAGAACTGCACGGGCTGCGTCCTGTGCTCGGAGGACAACGGCTGCATCACCTGCCACCACCGGCTCTTCCTGCTCATCTGGAGGGATGGCATCCGCCAGTACGGGATGTGCGTCCACACCTGCCCTCCCGGCTACTTCGGCGTGCGGGGTCTGGAGGTCAACAGATGCACAA AGTGCAGGTCACCCAGCTGtgagagctgcttcagcagggacTTCTGCATGAAGTGCAAAGACAAGTTTTACTTGCACAAGGGCCAGTGTTTTCGGCAGTGCCCCCCCAGCACCGCGGCACAGCCCGGCACCCGTGAGTGCCAAG AGACGTGTGAGCCGGGTCCATGGAGCGAGTGGAGCGCCTGCACCCACGAGAGCCGGACCTGCGGCTGCAAGTGGGGTGTGGAGACGCGGGTCCGGGAGGTGCCAGCAGCCGCCCGGGAGGagggtgctgcctgcccagcgCTGCTGGAAACAAGGAAGTGCCGTATGAGGAAGCACTGCCCAGGAG agaaaactgaacccaaaaataaaggcaaaaagcGACAGAAGAAGCCGAAGACAGAAGCACATGCGGGTACCTAA
- the RSPO4 gene encoding R-spondin-4 isoform X2 has product MQWIIFMLLLFISSMEMLTQNRWKKQVSAGLLENCTGCVLCSEDNGCITCHHRLFLLIWRDGIRQYGMCVHTCPPGYFGVRGLEVNRCTKCRSPSCESCFSRDFCMKCKDKFYLHKGQCFRQCPPSTAAQPGTRECQETCEPGPWSEWSACTHESRTCGCKWGVETRVREVPAAAREEGAACPALLETRKCRMRKHCPGEKTEPKNKGKKRQKKPKTEAHAGT; this is encoded by the exons ATGCAGTGGATAATATTCATGTTGCTGTTATTCATCAGCTCCATGGAAATGCTCACGCAGAACCGATGGAAGAAGCAAG TGAGCGCTGGCCTGCTGGAGAACTGCACGGGCTGCGTCCTGTGCTCGGAGGACAACGGCTGCATCACCTGCCACCACCGGCTCTTCCTGCTCATCTGGAGGGATGGCATCCGCCAGTACGGGATGTGCGTCCACACCTGCCCTCCCGGCTACTTCGGCGTGCGGGGTCTGGAGGTCAACAGATGCACAA AGTGCAGGTCACCCAGCTGtgagagctgcttcagcagggacTTCTGCATGAAGTGCAAAGACAAGTTTTACTTGCACAAGGGCCAGTGTTTTCGGCAGTGCCCCCCCAGCACCGCGGCACAGCCCGGCACCCGTGAGTGCCAAG AGACGTGTGAGCCGGGTCCATGGAGCGAGTGGAGCGCCTGCACCCACGAGAGCCGGACCTGCGGCTGCAAGTGGGGTGTGGAGACGCGGGTCCGGGAGGTGCCAGCAGCCGCCCGGGAGGagggtgctgcctgcccagcgCTGCTGGAAACAAGGAAGTGCCGTATGAGGAAGCACTGCCCAGGAG agaaaactgaacccaaaaataaaggcaaaaagcGACAGAAGAAGCCGAAGACAGAAGCACATGCGGGTACCTAA
- the RSPO4 gene encoding R-spondin-4 isoform X3 — MEMLTQNRWKKQGTVRVAGSSHSVSAGLLENCTGCVLCSEDNGCITCHHRLFLLIWRDGIRQYGMCVHTCPPGYFGVRGLEVNRCTKCRSPSCESCFSRDFCMKCKDKFYLHKGQCFRQCPPSTAAQPGTRECQETCEPGPWSEWSACTHESRTCGCKWGVETRVREVPAAAREEGAACPALLETRKCRMRKHCPGEKTEPKNKGKKRQKKPKTEAHAGT; from the exons ATGGAAATGCTCACGCAGAACCGATGGAAGAAGCAAGGTACGGTGCGCGTGGCTGGCTCGTCCCACTCAG TGAGCGCTGGCCTGCTGGAGAACTGCACGGGCTGCGTCCTGTGCTCGGAGGACAACGGCTGCATCACCTGCCACCACCGGCTCTTCCTGCTCATCTGGAGGGATGGCATCCGCCAGTACGGGATGTGCGTCCACACCTGCCCTCCCGGCTACTTCGGCGTGCGGGGTCTGGAGGTCAACAGATGCACAA AGTGCAGGTCACCCAGCTGtgagagctgcttcagcagggacTTCTGCATGAAGTGCAAAGACAAGTTTTACTTGCACAAGGGCCAGTGTTTTCGGCAGTGCCCCCCCAGCACCGCGGCACAGCCCGGCACCCGTGAGTGCCAAG AGACGTGTGAGCCGGGTCCATGGAGCGAGTGGAGCGCCTGCACCCACGAGAGCCGGACCTGCGGCTGCAAGTGGGGTGTGGAGACGCGGGTCCGGGAGGTGCCAGCAGCCGCCCGGGAGGagggtgctgcctgcccagcgCTGCTGGAAACAAGGAAGTGCCGTATGAGGAAGCACTGCCCAGGAG agaaaactgaacccaaaaataaaggcaaaaagcGACAGAAGAAGCCGAAGACAGAAGCACATGCGGGTACCTAA
- the RSPO4 gene encoding R-spondin-4 isoform X1: MQWIIFMLLLFISSMEMLTQNRWKKQGTVRVAGSSHSVSAGLLENCTGCVLCSEDNGCITCHHRLFLLIWRDGIRQYGMCVHTCPPGYFGVRGLEVNRCTKCRSPSCESCFSRDFCMKCKDKFYLHKGQCFRQCPPSTAAQPGTRECQETCEPGPWSEWSACTHESRTCGCKWGVETRVREVPAAAREEGAACPALLETRKCRMRKHCPGEKTEPKNKGKKRQKKPKTEAHAGT; encoded by the exons ATGCAGTGGATAATATTCATGTTGCTGTTATTCATCAGCTCCATGGAAATGCTCACGCAGAACCGATGGAAGAAGCAAGGTACGGTGCGCGTGGCTGGCTCGTCCCACTCAG TGAGCGCTGGCCTGCTGGAGAACTGCACGGGCTGCGTCCTGTGCTCGGAGGACAACGGCTGCATCACCTGCCACCACCGGCTCTTCCTGCTCATCTGGAGGGATGGCATCCGCCAGTACGGGATGTGCGTCCACACCTGCCCTCCCGGCTACTTCGGCGTGCGGGGTCTGGAGGTCAACAGATGCACAA AGTGCAGGTCACCCAGCTGtgagagctgcttcagcagggacTTCTGCATGAAGTGCAAAGACAAGTTTTACTTGCACAAGGGCCAGTGTTTTCGGCAGTGCCCCCCCAGCACCGCGGCACAGCCCGGCACCCGTGAGTGCCAAG AGACGTGTGAGCCGGGTCCATGGAGCGAGTGGAGCGCCTGCACCCACGAGAGCCGGACCTGCGGCTGCAAGTGGGGTGTGGAGACGCGGGTCCGGGAGGTGCCAGCAGCCGCCCGGGAGGagggtgctgcctgcccagcgCTGCTGGAAACAAGGAAGTGCCGTATGAGGAAGCACTGCCCAGGAG agaaaactgaacccaaaaataaaggcaaaaagcGACAGAAGAAGCCGAAGACAGAAGCACATGCGGGTACCTAA